From a region of the Thermotoga sp. genome:
- a CDS encoding HEPN domain-containing protein — protein MTDKKDIIKRWIQKAESDLKTARILMESKGSPTESICFHSQQAVEKLLKAYLTFANIRVGKTHDIATLLELCIEKDEDFKKLDLEKLEELTFYAVDVRYPDTFYIPSREEAKEALSLAETLRDFILKKLERILE, from the coding sequence ATGACCGACAAGAAGGATATTATAAAGCGCTGGATTCAAAAAGCAGAGTCCGATCTGAAAACTGCCAGAATTTTGATGGAATCCAAAGGTTCTCCCACTGAATCTATATGTTTTCACTCGCAGCAGGCTGTAGAAAAACTCCTCAAAGCTTACCTTACCTTTGCAAACATAAGGGTTGGAAAAACACACGATATAGCCACTTTGCTTGAGCTTTGTATTGAAAAGGACGAAGACTTTAAAAAACTCGATCTGGAGAAGCTGGAAGAGCTCACATTTTACGCTGTTGATGTTAGATATCCTGATACTTTTTACATACCATCACGAGAGGAAGCTAAAGAAGCCTTATCACTTGCTGAAACATTGAGAGATTTCATTTTGAAAAAACTCGAAAGGATTCTAGAGTGA
- a CDS encoding nucleotidyltransferase domain-containing protein encodes MENDLRKEIENALEEDNLTLIKIILFGSRARKDHMPESDWDILVVLKEQIGPREKRDVWRKIYKALHRKFPRHSFDIIIKSEQEFESEKSVVNTISSEAVKEGILL; translated from the coding sequence ATGGAGAATGATCTTAGAAAAGAAATAGAAAACGCCCTTGAAGAAGATAATTTAACGTTGATCAAGATAATACTTTTTGGTTCAAGAGCTCGTAAAGATCATATGCCAGAGAGTGACTGGGATATACTTGTTGTTTTGAAGGAACAGATCGGCCCTCGGGAAAAGCGAGATGTCTGGCGAAAGATATACAAAGCTCTGCACAGGAAATTCCCGAGGCACTCGTTCGATATTATCATAAAGTCGGAGCAGGAATTTGAGAGCGAAAAATCCGTGGTGAACACAATATCGAGCGAAGCTGTAAAAGAAGGGATATTGCTATGA
- a CDS encoding DUF3883 domain-containing protein, whose translation MEVKAKSGEEEVALTPNEWFKVKRFKDQCYLYIVTNAATSPTFYIIRNPAERLLSKEKVEMVRFMVPLEEWKNEKNRGVENGE comes from the coding sequence ATAGAGGTCAAAGCAAAATCAGGTGAAGAGGAAGTGGCTTTAACACCCAACGAGTGGTTCAAGGTGAAAAGATTTAAAGATCAGTGCTATCTGTACATTGTGACAAATGCAGCAACAAGTCCCACTTTCTACATCATTCGGAATCCAGCTGAAAGACTCCTGTCCAAGGAAAAGGTCGAAATGGTAAGGTTCATGGTACCTCTTGAAGAGTGGAAGAATGAAAAAAACAGAGGTGTGGAAAATGGAGAATGA
- a CDS encoding SNF2-related protein: MVDSPGAGKTIMAGLVLKELKLRGIAKKILIVVPGHLKEQWGRELKEKFDEIFVVLDRGTFSSHYGENPWEEYDQVITSIDFAKQDEILVSLSSVS; this comes from the coding sequence ATAGTCGATAGCCCCGGAGCCGGGAAAACAATAATGGCAGGTCTTGTATTGAAGGAGTTGAAACTCAGAGGTATCGCAAAAAAGATCTTGATCGTTGTACCCGGTCATTTGAAAGAACAATGGGGGAGAGAGTTGAAAGAGAAATTTGATGAAATATTTGTTGTTCTTGATAGAGGCACATTCAGTTCCCACTACGGTGAGAATCCATGGGAAGAATATGATCAGGTAATAACATCTATCGATTTTGCAAAGCAGGATGAAATTCTTGTAAGTCTGAGTTCCGTGAGCTGA